The region TGACTTGGCCCCTGTCCGCCCGCTCCCCGGCACAGAGCCGTTTCACCGGATGCGCGGCGCTTACCCCGCTTCCGATTCCGCGCGCGCTCGGTTGTGCTCCAAGCCCTTCACGTTTCCCGCGTGCAAGGGTCGGCCGTGCCCGCGCGCGTCGATTCCGGCCCCTTTCTCCCGCATGAAAACCAACCTGCCCCCGTTCGGGCCCGGCTACGATCCGGCCGAAGCCCTCGAAATCCTCCGTCTCGCCGCCGCCGTGTCGGCGTTCGTTCCGCGCTACAACACCGATCACAAGTTCTCCGAACTCGATCCGACCGCGCCAGCGACATCGTCGCCGATCGTCGCGACCCTGCCCTATTCCAGTCCGGGGCCGATCATGCCCTCGCTGTTTCCCGATCGCTGGCCGACCGGCTGGGTCGCGGGCCTGTGGACGGGCGACAATCCCACGTGGGAACGCTCGATCGTCGTCTCCTACGGCGACGGCAACCTCTCCTTCGCCAACCAGGCTTTCCTCACCTACAATCCGGCAGCCGACGCCTACTGCCTCGCGTTTCGCGGCACGATCACGCCCGGCAACGTCCTTGAAGATCTCGGCTGCCTGCTCGTGCCCGCCGGGCCGCTGACCGTCGGGGACTTCACGCCGCCCGTGCTCACGGGCGAGGAAAACGCGCCGCCGCCGAAGCATCCCGCGGTCGTCGCGCACTTCATCGAGAAAGTCAAAGTGAGCAACCGCTGGTATTGCCCGAGCAACATCCCGGGCGTGTCCGAGCGCGCATGCGTGCACGGCGGCTTCCGCGTCGCGCTTGAGTCGCTCGACTTCGCCGCGGTCAGCCCCGTCGCGCCGACGAATCTGCTGGAGCGCGTCGAGAACGTCCTCGAGCGCAAGGAGCACACGCTCACCGGCCTGCTCGAGGAGATCGGCCGCCGCGCCGCGGGCCGCCCGATCAAGCTCTACGTCACCGGCCACAGCCTCGGCGCCGGCATGGCGTCGCTCTGCGCCGCGTGGCTGCAAACACAGCCGATCAAGAACGCGGAGTTCCGCGTGAAGCTCTACGCCTTCGCGCAACCGAAACCCGGCAACGACTACTTCGCCAGCGCGCAAGGCATCGCGTTCGGCCCCGGCTGGATTTACGCCGTGGTCAACAGCCTCGACACGATCCCGCAGGTCGGCCTGACGCTGCAGAATTTGAAGGCCTTGAACTACCAGGGCTGCATCGAATTCCTCGCCAGCAAACTCGGGCCCATCGCGTGGATCGCGAAAAATCTCATCCCGCCGTTCAACTTCGTCCACATGGGCTCCGAGATCTATCTCGAAGGCGGACCGATCACCGCCGGCGCCACGCCCGCCACCGACGGTTTCTACAATCTGCCGCAGGTGCCATCGCCTGACCCGGCGCCGAGTGCCGCTACCGCTGCCACCGAAGCTGAGAAACAAAAATCCGGCCTGCACCTGCCCACGCTCGGCAAGAAACCCACGCCGCCCGCGCCCAATCCCGGCCCGAAGCCGCCGGAGCCGGTCTTTAAGTTCCCCGCCTATCTGTTCCTCCCGGCGACGCCCGGCATGCCCAACGACTACGTGCCGCCCGCCGACACGTGGACGATCACGCCCTACGCCGATGAGGACGCGGCGACGCTCGGGATGTTCGCGCCGCTCTGGCAGCACATGCCGTGGATCTACCAACAGGCCCTCGTGCAACAGATCGCGCGACTCAAGGCCTCGAACGATTCCTGAGTCGACGCGCAGAATGGATTGAGATGCACGCGAAGCAAACCAGGTGGAACGCGTTGACCTCAACGCGTTCGGCGTTTCTCACCGCTCGATGAGCGCCTGAGCGCATTGAGGTCAATGCGCTCCACCTCGACGCGTCAGCCTGCGGCTCGAAGGCTGCGCGCAGCGAGCGATTGGGTCGCCTGCAAGCAGGCTCCTACAGGAACGGAGAAAGCGCGGTGCGGCGCGCGCGGCCATTCACCGCGCGCGAAAAAGCCCCGCGGTTTCCCGCGGGGCTTTGGCCCTGAATCGCGTTCGCGGTGTGCGCACCACGACCGCCGAACGCGACCCAAAGTAACCGGCGAAGCGTCAGCCTCCTACTGGCGGCGCGGCGCCGGCGCGGCGAGCGTCTTGACCTCGGTGGTCGGCGGCGGCGCGGATTGCGGCACGAGCACGGGCATCACGTTCGGCACGGCGTAGGGCGAGCCGGCGCCGAGCACGTGGCTGACCGCAACGAGGCGCGCGGGGAGCTTCGGCGGGTTGTTCTGGAAGTTATACGACGTCGCGTTGTGGCAGAGGAAGCAGTTGAGCATCGTGTTGCCGCCGGTGGTCGGCACGGCGTTCGACGGCTGCACGGCGGGGACTTGGAAGAACGTCTCGGCGGTCGTGTTCGCGAGGTTCACGGAGCCGACGGCGTTGGTGTTGTTCAGCGTGAGCGCGTTCGGGTTCGAGGGCACGTAGGTGTTCGGGAGCATCCACACGGTGCCGACGAGGAAGTAGCTGCCGAAGGTGTTCTGCGGTGCGGGCAGGCCGGCGTAGAAGGTTTTCGCGGACTTGTTCAGCGAGGCGATGTTGGACGGGCCCTGCGGGGAGTTGGTCTCGCTGCCGGTCTGGTTCGCGAGCACGACGTTGGTGCCGACGGAGGCGGAGCGCGTGGTGCCGGTGGTCGTGAAGTTCGGGCCGTTGATCGGGACGGTGACGGTCGTGAACTTCTGCGAGGCGAGGTCGAACTTCAGCAGGTAGGGCGCGGCTTGGTTGCCTTGGTTGTAGTTAACGTTCTGCCACGGCGTGTTCGCCTGGTAGAAGGTGTAGCTCTTCGGGTCGCTCGCGGTGGAGGTGGCGTCCCAGGTGTTGTCGGGGAACTTCGGCGTGTTGTCCTGATGCTCGAAGGTTGCCCAGAGAAACTCGGGGTGGTTCACGGTGTAGCCGACGACGTGGAGGCCGACAAGGGCAACGCTCACCGTGGTGGTCTGGCCGCTCGGTGCGACGGTCATGCTGTTCTTCGTGCGATAGACGGTGAGGACGGGCACCTCGGCCTGCGTGACGTAGGCACCGGCAGGCGGCTGCTGGCCGGGATCTAGGCGGAGCCACGTGGCCTTGAACACCGCCGCGCCGAGGTCGAAGTAGTCGTTGGCCGGCTGGCTGGTGTAGCCGCCGGTCGCGATGAGGTTGCGCTTCACCGTGGCGAAATACGACGGGTTCATGTGCACCGACGCGTAGACGGGATAACCGTTCGGCGAGACGAGCATGTTGCCGTCGGCCTCGACGATCGCGCCGGCGGTTTCGGTGAACGAGCCGTCGGCTTTCGCCTCGAGGGAGCGGTGGCCGAGCTTGAGCTTCCGCGGATGGATGTCGCCGGCGGATTTGGCGTCGGTGAACAGATCGGCGGGCGTCGGCAGCGTCATGAAACGCGGCACGCCGTTGGTGTTGAGCGCGGTGGCCCAGACGAACGCTTCCCACGACCATTGATGGAACGCGCAGTCGGGCGTCGGCATGTTTTTCGTATCGTCGATCGGGAACGCCGCGCCCGGTTTCAGGTAAGCGGGCAGCAGCTCCGGCCAGCCGATCATCGGGCAATTGTCGAAACCGGCCGGGGCCGGGCCGGCCGCGGTGGCGGGCGCAGCCGCGGGAGCTTGGGCGAACGAGGCGGCGCCGGCGGAAAGCGCGGCAAGGAGGACGAAACAGCGCGCGAGCGGCACGCGGGGCATGTGGTGGTCAGCAGTGGATTTCATGGGTGTGGTTCGGGTTCACCCGGCGCGCCATGGCCCTGCCGCGCCGGGAAACTGGATCGACGGCTCCGTCCGGAACTCGCGCATGGCGCGCGACAGTCTTCAGGGTGGAGCCGCAAGGGTGCGTGGAAAGAAGCTGGCCCGCGCGCGAACGAAGGGCGCGCCTCGCCGCAAAGCAAGCGCGGGCTCTCCTCCCCGATTTCCCGCGCCTCGCGGCACGGCCCGCGCGCCACCGCGCATTGTGCCCTTGCAGTCGCAACCGCGCCGGAAATGATGCGCGCATCACGGGCCACCTCCACGCCACTCCTCGCGAGTAGCACAACCCCTCCGGCCCACGCCGGCTCATACTCCCGTCCGACGCCAACCCGCCCGCCCGCTTCGCTCGCACCTTGCCTGCCTGCGCCGCGCGCGGCCACACCCCCACCGCTCCTCCCATGATCCTCCCCGGCAGCGCTTCGCTGGTCCTCTCCGCAGTCCAGCAGATCGTCAAACTCGGCGGCCGCCTCGACCGCCTCATGGCGCAGAAAACCGCCGCGCAAGCCCAGCTCGTGCTCGGCATGCCCACCGTCCGCGTCGACAACCTCCCCGCGCAATGCGCGCTCGCGCTCCAGCAACTCAACGCGACCGCCGGACAGGACCCCGATCCGTTCGGCGCCGACCGCGGGACGTTCACCGCCGAGGCCAACAATCCCACCGCGGTCTTCGATCAGCTCTTCCTCAAATACTTCCCCGAGGAAGTCGCGAAAACCACCTTCAACCCCGACGCCGCCTACCTCGCGCAACTCCAGGCCGCGTTTCCCAACGTCGACTGGACCGACCTCAGCGTGCGCGTCGCCGCCTTCGCGCTCAGCGCCGGCCCGAGCAACGACCAGATCGGCTTCACCGGCCGCGTCGCCCTCGCCGTCGCGGACACGTTGCTGGAATTCGGCGCGGAGAACACCGCGCTCTTCGTCCGCGACGAGAAACTGCAGGGCGTCGTCCAGTCCGTGCTCGAACGCTTCGCGCAACCCGAGTGGGACCAATTCGAAAGCTGGAATCCCCTCCTCCAGACCGCACTGGGCATCACGCTCAACTCCGCCCTCGACGTCGCGCACGCGCTCCCGAGCGAGAATCCCTGGCTCGACGCCACGCTCGACGCGCTGGTCAAAGCCCGCGCCGCCTCGCCCACGCCCGACGATTTCCTCCTCGGCCTCATGCAGGGCAAAGGCGTGCCGCTGCTGCTCTCCCAAGGCCTGCTCGTCGCCGCCGACCGCCTCGACGCCTCGAGCGCCGCGTCGTTCAAGCAAGTCGCCGCCGACGTCCTGCGCGCCGCCGCGCCGATCATCCAGAACTCCGCCAATCCCACGCTCGGCCAATTCCTCCAGGACCACTGGGGCGACCTGCTCCGCGCCGGCCTCACCTCGCTCGAGAAACACGGCTCCACGCTCCTCGCGCCCGGCCAGCCGCTGCTCTCCGGCGTGCTCACCGCGATGGTCGGCCAGCTCGCGCAGACGCCGAACGCGCAGTTCCTCTCCAGCGACACGCTCTACCGCCTCGCCGACGCCGCGATCGACACCGTCGCCGCCAATCCCGCGCAGCTCGCCACGCTCACGAGCGCGCCGTGGCTCCAGCAATTCCTCGCCGCCGCCGCCACGACCGCGCAGCAACTCACCGCGCGCAACCTCTTCACGCCCGCCGCGGCCGACGCCCTGCTCGCCGACGCGCTCGGCGTGCTCGCAAAAAATCCCAGCCTCGTCGTCGGCAACAACCCCGCGACGCTCACGCTCGCCTCGTCGATTTTCACCGCGCTCGCCGCCGTGCCGAACCTCACCACCGCCGGCACGCGCACGCTCGGCGAAACCGCGTTGCGCGCCGCGCTCACTTCCCTCGCGCAAAACCCGCAGCTCGTCTCCACGAAGTTCGCGCCGGTCGTCACCGCCGTCGCCACGCAACTCGCCGGCTGGGTCGGCGCCGGCCAGATCACCTCCGCACAGGCCGCCGCGCTCGCCTCCGCCGTCATCGACGCCATCTCGCGCAACCCGCAACTCTACGCCGGCGCCACCAACGGCATCGCTCAAGCCGTGCTCTCCGCCGTGCAAGGAGCCTTCTCGGCCAACGCCGCGTGGGCCCAGCGCCTGCTCGTCGACACCGCCAACCAGACGCTGCTCGCCTACGCCCGCGCCGGCGGCTCGCCGGGCGCGCCGACCCTCGCCGCGCAAGTTCAGCAACTGCTCCTCCAAGTCCTC is a window of Opitutia bacterium DNA encoding:
- a CDS encoding lipase family protein; the encoded protein is MKTNLPPFGPGYDPAEALEILRLAAAVSAFVPRYNTDHKFSELDPTAPATSSPIVATLPYSSPGPIMPSLFPDRWPTGWVAGLWTGDNPTWERSIVVSYGDGNLSFANQAFLTYNPAADAYCLAFRGTITPGNVLEDLGCLLVPAGPLTVGDFTPPVLTGEENAPPPKHPAVVAHFIEKVKVSNRWYCPSNIPGVSERACVHGGFRVALESLDFAAVSPVAPTNLLERVENVLERKEHTLTGLLEEIGRRAAGRPIKLYVTGHSLGAGMASLCAAWLQTQPIKNAEFRVKLYAFAQPKPGNDYFASAQGIAFGPGWIYAVVNSLDTIPQVGLTLQNLKALNYQGCIEFLASKLGPIAWIAKNLIPPFNFVHMGSEIYLEGGPITAGATPATDGFYNLPQVPSPDPAPSAATAATEAEKQKSGLHLPTLGKKPTPPAPNPGPKPPEPVFKFPAYLFLPATPGMPNDYVPPADTWTITPYADEDAATLGMFAPLWQHMPWIYQQALVQQIARLKASNDS